One Kryptolebias marmoratus isolate JLee-2015 linkage group LG21, ASM164957v2, whole genome shotgun sequence DNA segment encodes these proteins:
- the si:ch211-276f18.2 gene encoding glucose-fructose oxidoreductase domain-containing protein 1 isoform X2: protein MITRCCFNYTQNLFLPPQHEGIGKNVICDRTATPLDAFRMMSAAQYYPKLLSIMGNVLRFLPAFVRMKELLEEGYIGELLVCEAQVHSGSLLGKKYNWSCDDLMGGGGLHSVGSYIIDLLTFLTGQRAEKVHGFLKTFVKQTDHIRGIRQITSDDFCTFQMVLEGGACCTVTLNFNVPGEFRQEVIVVGTVGRLMVTGTDLYGQKNSGGGPELLLKDTTPLEKASLPEKAFSDIPSPYLTGTIRMIQAVRQAFQDQDDRRTWDGRPLTMAATFEDCLYALCVVDTIKKSNQCGEWQNIVVMKEEPEVSPAYLISEAMRRSRMSLYC from the exons ATGATTACTAGATGTTGCTTTAACTACACACAGAACTTATTTCTTCCCCCACAACATGAAG GTATTGGCAAGAATGTGATCTGTGATAGGACTGCTACTCCTCTGGATGCCTTCCGAATGATGTCTGCTGCCCAGTACTATCCAAAGCTGCTAAGCATTATGGGAAATGTGTTGCGTTTCTTGCCAGCTTTTGTTCGAATGAAGGAACTGCTGGAGGAAGGTTACATCGGGGAACTTCTGGTCTGTGAGGCCCAG GTCCACAGTGGGAGtcttttggggaaaaaatacaACTGGAGCTGTGACGATTTGATGGGAGGTGGTGGTTTGCATTCCGTGGGCAGCTACATCATCGACCTGCTTACATTTCTGACTGGCCAACGTGCAGAGAAAGTTCACGGCTTCCTCAAGACATTTGTCAAACAGACTGATCACATTCGGGGCATCCGTCAGATCACAAGTGACGACTTCTGCACATTTCAGATGGTACTTGAAGGTGGTGCATGCTGCACCGTCACCCTCAACTTCAACGTACCAGGAGAGTTTCGTCAGGAGGTGATAGTCGTGGGGACTGTTGGAAGATTAATGGTCACTGGCACAGACCTGTACGGACAGAAAAACAGTGGTGGTGGCCCTGAACTCCTGCTCAAAGACACCACACCTCTTGAGAAGGCCTCCTTGCCAGAAAAGGCTTTTAGTGACATTCCATCCCCTTACCTGACTGGGACGATCCGCATGATTCAGGCTGTGCGGCAGGCCTTTCAGGACCAAGATGACCGACGGACCTGGGATGGAAGGCCCCTGACAATGGCTGCCACTTTTGAGGATTGTCTTTATGCTCTCTGTGTGGTGGATACAATCAAGAAGTCCAACCAATGTGGAGAATGGCAGAACATTGTGGTCATGAAAGAAGAACCAGAGGTTAGTCCTGCCTACTTGATCAGTGAGGCCATGCGGCGGAGTAGGATGTCACTCTACTGTTAG
- the LOC112450133 gene encoding uncharacterized protein LOC112450133 has translation MSDPTAHFIKMVLELKAALMEMRYLALVAALLESLDPPEITESSDERRKLLKLATENCSNQTVLTWLREKSESSTFIGLVKMFDFLKERISEEEKKNHDDTVDITFVAHGSMADFMIPASCLLPLSSIRDVVLYSPWNCASGGSEITYGIATGRIKPQHRVFYCTKKGSCELPDEKHRPSKLPDHWNSMKKAGDQKVPNITVSPLQPEDGVWKSYESLTKKYGPPGRNRIIIPFTVPSEEVQSISFSVVTLALSLVLLQSRFKATVHLDACLTHKSDGQTLDRKYLEQQYAYAANNTGLKCSQYSFSNSILDSIRNMFF, from the exons ATGAGTGACCCTACGGCACACTTCATTAAAATGGTGTTAGAGCTAAAAGCTGCTCTAATGGAGATGAGATACCTGGCACTTGT GGCAGCACTTCTGGAAAGTCTTGATCCCCCTGAAATCACAGAGAGCTCAGATGAAAGGAGAAAATTATTAAAGCTTGCAACAGAGAACTGTTCGAATCAAACCGTCCTGACCTGGCTGAGGGAAAAGTCAGAGTCCTCCACCTTCATTGGACTGGTGAAGATGTTTGACTTCCTGAAAGAACGCATCAgtgaggaagaaaagaagaatcaTGACGACACTGTTGACATCACCTTTGTAGCTCATGGATCCATGGCAGACTTCATGATCCCAGCCAGCTGTCTGCTGCCTCTGTCCTCCATCAGAGACGTGGTCCTGTATTCTCCCTGGAACTGTGCCTCCGGTGGTTCAGAGATCACATACGGCATCGCCACAGGAAGAATAAAGCCTCAGCACAGAGTTTTCTACTGCACCAAAAAGGGCAGCTGTGAGCTTCCTGATGAAAAACATCGACCCTCGAAGCTACCAGACCACTGGAACTCCATGAAGAAGGCTGGAGATCAGAAGGTCCCAAACATCACAGTTAGTCCTCTTCAACCAGAGGATGGTGTGTGGAAGAGCTACGAATCTCTCACTAAGAAGTATGGTCCTCCAGGAAGAAACCGAATCATCATCCCGTTCACTGTCCCAAGTGAAGAAGTTCAGAGCATCTCGTTCTCTGTGGTCACCTTGGCCCTGTCTCTGGTTCTCCTCCAGTCCAGGTTTAAAGCCACAGTCCACCTTGATGCCTGTCTAACACACAAATCTGATGGACAAACATTAGACAGGAAGTACCTGGAGCAGCAGTATGCCTACGCTGCCAACAACACTGGACTCAAATGTTCACAATATAGTTTCAGTAATTCAATTCTAGATTCTatcagaaatatgtttttttaa